One window from the genome of Malus domestica chromosome 01, GDT2T_hap1 encodes:
- the LOC139187477 gene encoding receptor-like protein EIX1 produces the protein MMSPKLIELQHLKYLDLSLINFNGSQIPDFIGFLSNLRHLDLFVAYFGGRIPTQIGNLTHLQYLNLSYNNFANVENLNSWLPHLSALTYLDLTYNNLSNVPDWMEAVNKLPKLTNLSLSYCSLPSRLIHSSTLFNINSSKSLAHVNLRSNQLSFSSSSSIFVWLSKYNAGLVHLDLSENQIEGGIPQSFSGLCNQQELYLYNNTLSGQFSWLVQILMSACPDQNSLETLSLSKNHLSGSIPNLTNFSSLKELSLDDNQLSGTILESIGHMSTLEAIYLGMNALEGVVSKSHFSNLSRLRSLDMFNTSLSLSFSSNWSHPFQLEYIKLWSCKEGPHFPK, from the coding sequence ATGATGAGTCCTAAACTGATTGAGTTGCAGCATTTGAAATATTTGGACCTTTCGTTGATTAACTTCAATGGAAGCCAAATTCCAGATTTCATTGGTTTTCTTTCCAACTTAAGACACCTCGATCTCTTTGTTGCTTATTTTGGTGGTCGAATTCCAACTCAGATTGGAAACCTTACTCACTTGCAATATCTTAATCTCAGCTACAATAACTTTGCTAATGTAGAAAATCTGAATTCATGGCTGCCTCATCTTTCTGCTTTAACATATTTGGACCTGACATACAACAATCTCAGTAATGTTCCTGACTGGATGGAAGCAGTTAATAAACTCCCTAAACTTACAAACTTGTCTCTGTCTTATTGCAGTCTTCCTTCTCGTCTAATTCATTCCAGTACTCTTTTTAACATAAATTCTTCTAAATCTCTTGCTCATGTTAATCTCAGATCCAACCAActctcattttcttcatcttcttccatatTTGTGTGGTTATCCAAATACAATGCCGGCCTTGTTCATCTTGACCTCTCTGAAAACCAAATTGAAGGAGGGATTCCGCAATCTTTTTCCGGGTTATGTAATCAGCAAGAATTGTACCTTTACAATAACACTTTGAGTGGACAGTTTTCCTGGTTGGTTCAAATATTAATGTCTGCATGCCCTGATCAGAACTCATTAGAGACTCTGTCCCTCTCAAAGAATCATCTTTCTGGATCAATTCCTAATCTCACAAACTTTTCATCATTGAAAGAATTATCTCTCGATGACAATCAATTGAGTGGAACAATACTTGAAAGCATTGGGCATATGTCCACGCTTGAGGCTATCTACCTTGGTATGAATGCTTTGGAAGGTGTGGTTTCGAAAAGCCACTTCTCCAACCTCTCCAGATTAAGGAGTTTGGATATGTTCAATACCTCACTATCTTTAAGCTTCAGTTCTAATTGGTCTCATCCTTTCCAATTAGAGTATATAAAATTATGGTCTTGTAAGGAGGGTCCACATTTTCCAAAATAG